The Spodoptera frugiperda isolate SF20-4 chromosome 9, AGI-APGP_CSIRO_Sfru_2.0, whole genome shotgun sequence genome contains a region encoding:
- the LOC118271278 gene encoding transient-receptor-potential-like protein isoform X1, whose product MAEKKDLEAGDPELECVRKPMDLPTLPKPLTLEEKKYLLAVERGDMGNVRRILQKAHRKKHIEINCVDSLGRGALTLAIDGENLEMVELLVIMGVETKDALLQAINAEFVEAVELLLEHEELIHKEGEPYSWQKVDPNTAMFTPDVTPLMLAAHKNNYEILKILLDRGATLPNPHDVKCGCEECIRESTEDSLRHSLARLNEYRALASPSLIALSSTDPILTAFQLSWELRNLAFAEQESKSDYLELRRQAQMFAVDLLDQSRSSQELAIILNHDPDEPAFVDGDHMKLARLELAIDFKQKKFVAHPNIQQLLASIWYEGVPGFRRKTAMEKIMIICRVALLFPFYCTLYMIAPNCATGKLMRKPFMKFLIHASSYLFFLLILILVSQRAEVQAIQLFGPEWMVKELEKELLKQRGNGPTYLELVVVVYVLGFIWEETQEIYIEGIRSYLRNMWNFIDFTRNSLYVAVAVLRFAAYIQQTTEIRRDPQTKFIPRENWDAFDPQLIAEGLFAAANIFSALKLVHLFSINPHLGPLQISLGRMVIDIVKFFFIYSLVLFAFACGLNQLLWYFADLEKRKCYVLPGGLPDWDNAGDSCMKWRSFGNVFEASQSLFWASFGMVGLENFELAGIKSYTRFWGLLMFGSYSVINVIVLLNLLIAMMSNSYAMIDEHSDVEWKFARTRLWMSYFEESATLPPPFNILPTPKLLLKMLGLRKKDKLRKMKMKEQKEKEHDVRYTAVMRALVWRYVSAMHRKMDDEPVTEDDINELKGDVSALRYELLEVFEKNGMDVSFTDRKEKMVLGKRMKVWERRLMKDFHVAPVSLDDEKPADEDGLSRFRRIAKLAVASTTNAKWDQTLASTGISSQIGRCRSRESFKNQQNLQRAMEEARKLVLRSPLPEGSRVGTPIEMPISPGHTLLELIKDISTEVGEAEPEGATSPPKSPWKPPGDNGGAGMAASALLSATDARSRPVSPKPATPASTTPVPGTSPARSPVPAKTPTKGPSPVPTPRVASPVPKAASPVPKAPSPVPKAASPVPKAGSPTGESTTTPQPDPSPLKAKRVPGESPPKVIKRKSPGPPSSGDESGSAKPEEGEAKSPEDIAVARPVAPEIKPADGAIPPPPPPPAKAKAPPAPIMEVTPSTPVHPPAPAPEAPAKPPSPPKVAPPPPRVASPQPSTSAVVPPAPAPPSPPKRLTSTSSTEQLIPPASPEPLRPAKKLDDIKTIKRQQKTGWL is encoded by the exons ATGGCCGAGAAGAAGGATCTGGAGGCc gGTGACCCCGAGCTAGAATGTGTTCGGAAACCGATGGATCTGCCAACCCTACCCAAACCCCTGACCCTGGAGGAGAAGAAATATCTCCTGGCTGTGGAACGTGGAGACATGGGCAATGTCAGACG AATACTCCAAAAAGCCCATCGCAAGAAGCACATAGAAATCAACTGCGTAGACTCGTTAGGCCGTGGAGCCCTAACTTTGGCTATCGATGGCGAGAACTTGGAGATGGTGGAATTACTGGTCATCATGGGAGTGGAGACCAAGGATGCTCTACTGCAGGCTATTAACGCTGAGTTTGTTGAAGCCGTCGAGTTATTGCTGGAACATGAAGAGCTGATCCATAAGGAGGGAGAGCCTTAC AGTTGGCAGAAAGTGGATCCCAACACGGCAATGTTTACACCAGACGTGACGCCACTGATGCTGGCTGCTCATAAGAACAACTACGAGATTCTCAAGATCCTGCTCGACCGCGGAGCCACGCTGCCCAACCCTCATGACGTTAA GTGTGGTTGTGAGGAGTGTATCCGTGAGTCTACAGAGGATTCCCTCCGACATTCGCTAGCTCGACTCAACGAGTACCGAGCCTTAGCGTCACCATCTCTCATCGCCTTGTCTTCTACTGATCCCATCTTGACGGCCTTCCAGCTCTCCTGGGAGCTCAGGAACTTGGCTTTTGCTGAACAG GAAAGTAAATCCGACTACTTGGAACTTCGTCGCCAAGCGCAAATGTTTGCTGTGGACCTTCTGGACCAGTCGCGAAGCTCTCAGGAGCTGGCCATCATCCTGAACCACGACCCTGATGAACCAGCCTTTGTGGATGGAGACCATATGAAACTGGCGAGGTTGGAGCTCGCTATCGATTTTAAGCAGAAGAAG TTCGTAGCCCATCCGAACATTCAACAGCTCTTAGCCTCCATCTGGTACGAGGGTGTCCCAGGCTTCCGTCGTAAGACTGCCATGGAGAAGATTATGATCATCTGTCGAGTCGCCCTGTTGTTTCCCTTCTACTGCACCCTCTACATGATCGCTCCCAACTGCGCCACCGGCAAGCTCATGAGGAAACCGTTTATGAAGTTCTTGATCCACGCGTCTAGTTATCTGTTCTTCttgt TGATTCTGATCTTGGTGTCACAAAGAGCGGAGGTACAAGCGATACAACTGTTTGGTCCGGAGTGGATGGTGAAAGAGTTAGAGAAAGAACTACTCAAGCAGAGAGGAAATGGCCCAACTTATTTGGAATTAGTCGTCGTGGTTTATGTCTTAG GTTTCATATGGGAAGAAACCCAAGAGATCTACATCGAAGGCATCCGTTCTTACTTGCGCAACATGTGGAACTTCATCGACTTTACCAGGAACTCCCTGTACGTGGCGGTGGCTGTTCTTAGGTTCGCCGCCTATATCCAGCAGACCACTGAGATTAGGAGAGACCCTCAGACTAAGTTTATTCCGAGAGAGAACTGGGATGCTTTTGACCCTCAGTTGATTGCTGAAGGGTTGTTTGCTGCGGCTAATATTTTCAG TGCCCTCAAGCTGGTGCACTTGTTCTCCATCAACCCTCACTTGGGGCCGCTGCAGATCTCCCTCGGCCGCATGGTCATCGACATCGTCAAGTTCTTCTTCATCTATAGTTTGGTGCTGTTCGCCTTCGCTTGCG GTCTAAACCAACTGCTGTGGTACTTCGCGGACTTGGAGAAACGTAAATGCTACGTATTACCTGGAGGTCTACCTGATTGGGATAATGCTGGAGACTCCTGTATGAAGTGGAGGAGTTTCGGGAA CGTCTTCGAAGCCTCACAGTCTCTGTTCTGGGCGTCTTTCGGCATGGTTGGTCTTGAGAACTTCGAGTTGGCTGGTATAAAGAGCTACACACGGTTTTGGGGCCTGCTTATGTTCGGTTCATACTCCGTTATCAACGTAATCGTCTTGTTGAACCTGCTCATCGCTATGATGTCCAACTCTTATGCCATGATTGAT GAACACTCAGACGTGGAATGGAAGTTCGCTCGTACTCGCCTTTGGATGAGCTACTTCGAAGAGAGTGCTACGTTACCACCTCCTTTCAACATTCTTCCGACTCCCAAGCTGTTGCTCAAGATGCTGGGCCTAAGGAAGAAGGATAAGTTGAGGAAAATGAAGATGAAG gaacaaaaagaaaaagaacacGACGTCCGCTACACAGCAGTAATGCGAGCCCTAGTCTGGAGATACGTATCAGCCATGCATAGGAAGATGGATGACGAACCGGTCACCGAGGATGACATCAACGAGCTCAAGGGAGATGTGTCAGCGCTGAGATACGAACTGCTTGAAGTGTTTGAGAAGAACGGCATGGATGTCAGCTTCACTGATAGGAAGGAGAAGA TGGTTCTCGGCAAACGCATGAAGGTATGGGAGCGTCGTTTGATGAAGGACTTCCACGTGGCTCCGGTGTCCTTGGATGATGAGAAGCCGGCCGATGAGGATGGACTGTCCAGGTTCAGGAGGATCGCCAAGTTGGCAGTCGCAAGCACTACCAACGCCAAATGGGATCAAACGCTTGCCAGTACTGGGATCTC ATCTCAGATCGGCCGCTGTCGCAGTAGAGAGTCGTTCAAGAACCAGCAGAACTTGCAGCGCGCTATGGAGGAAGCTAGGAAGCTGGTGCTTCGCTCACCACTGCCAG AAGGCTCAAGAGTGGGGACTCCGATTGAGATGCCCATCAGTCCTGGACATACTCTCCTGGAGCTGATCAAGGATATCTCCACGGAAGTTGGGGAAGCTGAACCTGAAGGGGCTACATCACCTCCGAAGTCACCTTGGAAACCACCAG GAGACAACGGCGGAGCAGGTATGGCTGCAAGTGCTCTCCTGTCAGCGACGGACGCTCGCAGTAGACCCGTGTCGCCCAAACCTGCGACCCCTGCTTCTACCACACCAGTGCCTGGTACATCGCCGGCACGATCGCCTGTACCTGCTAAG ACTCCGACAAAAGGTCCATCACCAGTGCCTACTCCAAGAGTTGCCAGTCCGGTGCCAAAGGCCGCCAGCCCTGTGCCAAAAGCTCCCAGTCCTGTGCCAAAGGCTGCCAGTCCGGTGCCAAAAGCCGGTAGTCCTACGGGCGAAAGCACCACTACACCACAACCAG ATCCAAGTCCTCTGAAGGCGAAGCGTGTGCCGGGAGAGTCACCGCCGAAGGTCATCAAGCGAAAGTCACCGGGACCACCATCATCCGGAGATGAATCC GGTTCAGCCAAGCCCGAAGAAGGCGAAGCCAAGTCACCAGAAGACATAGCAGTAGCCAGACCAGTGGCTCCTGAGATCAAACCGGCTGACGGAGCCATACCtccaccaccaccaccgccgGCGAAGGCTAAG GCCCCACCAGCTCCAATTATGGAGGTAACACCAAGTACTCCAGTGCACCCACCGGCCCCAGCTCCGGAGGCACCAGCCAAGCCACCATCACCACCTAAAGTGGCACCGCCACCGCCCAGGGTGGCGTCTCCACAACCTTCCACTTCTGCTGTAGTGCCT CCGGCCCCAGCGCCACCATCCCCGCCAAAGCGCCTCACTTCCACCTCCTCCACGGAACAGCTGATACCACCAGCGTCTCCCGAACCACTCCGTCCAGCCAAGAAGTTGGACGACATCAAGACCATTAAGAGACAACAGAAGACCGGATGGCTATAG
- the LOC118271278 gene encoding transient-receptor-potential-like protein isoform X2, with protein MAEKKDLEAGDPELECVRKPMDLPTLPKPLTLEEKKYLLAVERGDMGNVRRILQKAHRKKHIEINCVDSLGRGALTLAIDGENLEMVELLVIMGVETKDALLQAINAEFVEAVELLLEHEELIHKEGEPYSWQKVDPNTAMFTPDVTPLMLAAHKNNYEILKILLDRGATLPNPHDVKCGCEECIRESTEDSLRHSLARLNEYRALASPSLIALSSTDPILTAFQLSWELRNLAFAEQESKSDYLELRRQAQMFAVDLLDQSRSSQELAIILNHDPDEPAFVDGDHMKLARLELAIDFKQKKFVAHPNIQQLLASIWYEGVPGFRRKTAMEKIMIICRVALLFPFYCTLYMIAPNCATGKLMRKPFMKFLIHASSYLFFLLILILVSQRAEVQAIQLFGPEWMVKELEKELLKQRGNGPTYLELVVVVYVLGFIWEETQEIYIEGIRSYLRNMWNFIDFTRNSLYVAVAVLRFAAYIQQTTEIRRDPQTKFIPRENWDAFDPQLIAEGLFAAANIFSALKLVHLFSINPHLGPLQISLGRMVIDIVKFFFIYSLVLFAFACGLNQLLWYFADLEKRKCYVLPGGLPDWDNAGDSCMKWRSFGNVFEASQSLFWASFGMVGLENFELAGIKSYTRFWGLLMFGSYSVINVIVLLNLLIAMMSNSYAMIDEHSDVEWKFARTRLWMSYFEESATLPPPFNILPTPKLLLKMLGLRKKDKLRKMKMKEQKEKEHDVRYTAVMRALVWRYVSAMHRKMDDEPVTEDDINELKGDVSALRYELLEVFEKNGMDVSFTDRKEKMVLGKRMKVWERRLMKDFHVAPVSLDDEKPADEDGLSRFRRIAKLAVASTTNAKWDQTLASTGISSQIGRCRSRESFKNQQNLQRAMEEARKLVLRSPLPGSRVGTPIEMPISPGHTLLELIKDISTEVGEAEPEGATSPPKSPWKPPGDNGGAGMAASALLSATDARSRPVSPKPATPASTTPVPGTSPARSPVPAKTPTKGPSPVPTPRVASPVPKAASPVPKAPSPVPKAASPVPKAGSPTGESTTTPQPDPSPLKAKRVPGESPPKVIKRKSPGPPSSGDESGSAKPEEGEAKSPEDIAVARPVAPEIKPADGAIPPPPPPPAKAKAPPAPIMEVTPSTPVHPPAPAPEAPAKPPSPPKVAPPPPRVASPQPSTSAVVPPAPAPPSPPKRLTSTSSTEQLIPPASPEPLRPAKKLDDIKTIKRQQKTGWL; from the exons ATGGCCGAGAAGAAGGATCTGGAGGCc gGTGACCCCGAGCTAGAATGTGTTCGGAAACCGATGGATCTGCCAACCCTACCCAAACCCCTGACCCTGGAGGAGAAGAAATATCTCCTGGCTGTGGAACGTGGAGACATGGGCAATGTCAGACG AATACTCCAAAAAGCCCATCGCAAGAAGCACATAGAAATCAACTGCGTAGACTCGTTAGGCCGTGGAGCCCTAACTTTGGCTATCGATGGCGAGAACTTGGAGATGGTGGAATTACTGGTCATCATGGGAGTGGAGACCAAGGATGCTCTACTGCAGGCTATTAACGCTGAGTTTGTTGAAGCCGTCGAGTTATTGCTGGAACATGAAGAGCTGATCCATAAGGAGGGAGAGCCTTAC AGTTGGCAGAAAGTGGATCCCAACACGGCAATGTTTACACCAGACGTGACGCCACTGATGCTGGCTGCTCATAAGAACAACTACGAGATTCTCAAGATCCTGCTCGACCGCGGAGCCACGCTGCCCAACCCTCATGACGTTAA GTGTGGTTGTGAGGAGTGTATCCGTGAGTCTACAGAGGATTCCCTCCGACATTCGCTAGCTCGACTCAACGAGTACCGAGCCTTAGCGTCACCATCTCTCATCGCCTTGTCTTCTACTGATCCCATCTTGACGGCCTTCCAGCTCTCCTGGGAGCTCAGGAACTTGGCTTTTGCTGAACAG GAAAGTAAATCCGACTACTTGGAACTTCGTCGCCAAGCGCAAATGTTTGCTGTGGACCTTCTGGACCAGTCGCGAAGCTCTCAGGAGCTGGCCATCATCCTGAACCACGACCCTGATGAACCAGCCTTTGTGGATGGAGACCATATGAAACTGGCGAGGTTGGAGCTCGCTATCGATTTTAAGCAGAAGAAG TTCGTAGCCCATCCGAACATTCAACAGCTCTTAGCCTCCATCTGGTACGAGGGTGTCCCAGGCTTCCGTCGTAAGACTGCCATGGAGAAGATTATGATCATCTGTCGAGTCGCCCTGTTGTTTCCCTTCTACTGCACCCTCTACATGATCGCTCCCAACTGCGCCACCGGCAAGCTCATGAGGAAACCGTTTATGAAGTTCTTGATCCACGCGTCTAGTTATCTGTTCTTCttgt TGATTCTGATCTTGGTGTCACAAAGAGCGGAGGTACAAGCGATACAACTGTTTGGTCCGGAGTGGATGGTGAAAGAGTTAGAGAAAGAACTACTCAAGCAGAGAGGAAATGGCCCAACTTATTTGGAATTAGTCGTCGTGGTTTATGTCTTAG GTTTCATATGGGAAGAAACCCAAGAGATCTACATCGAAGGCATCCGTTCTTACTTGCGCAACATGTGGAACTTCATCGACTTTACCAGGAACTCCCTGTACGTGGCGGTGGCTGTTCTTAGGTTCGCCGCCTATATCCAGCAGACCACTGAGATTAGGAGAGACCCTCAGACTAAGTTTATTCCGAGAGAGAACTGGGATGCTTTTGACCCTCAGTTGATTGCTGAAGGGTTGTTTGCTGCGGCTAATATTTTCAG TGCCCTCAAGCTGGTGCACTTGTTCTCCATCAACCCTCACTTGGGGCCGCTGCAGATCTCCCTCGGCCGCATGGTCATCGACATCGTCAAGTTCTTCTTCATCTATAGTTTGGTGCTGTTCGCCTTCGCTTGCG GTCTAAACCAACTGCTGTGGTACTTCGCGGACTTGGAGAAACGTAAATGCTACGTATTACCTGGAGGTCTACCTGATTGGGATAATGCTGGAGACTCCTGTATGAAGTGGAGGAGTTTCGGGAA CGTCTTCGAAGCCTCACAGTCTCTGTTCTGGGCGTCTTTCGGCATGGTTGGTCTTGAGAACTTCGAGTTGGCTGGTATAAAGAGCTACACACGGTTTTGGGGCCTGCTTATGTTCGGTTCATACTCCGTTATCAACGTAATCGTCTTGTTGAACCTGCTCATCGCTATGATGTCCAACTCTTATGCCATGATTGAT GAACACTCAGACGTGGAATGGAAGTTCGCTCGTACTCGCCTTTGGATGAGCTACTTCGAAGAGAGTGCTACGTTACCACCTCCTTTCAACATTCTTCCGACTCCCAAGCTGTTGCTCAAGATGCTGGGCCTAAGGAAGAAGGATAAGTTGAGGAAAATGAAGATGAAG gaacaaaaagaaaaagaacacGACGTCCGCTACACAGCAGTAATGCGAGCCCTAGTCTGGAGATACGTATCAGCCATGCATAGGAAGATGGATGACGAACCGGTCACCGAGGATGACATCAACGAGCTCAAGGGAGATGTGTCAGCGCTGAGATACGAACTGCTTGAAGTGTTTGAGAAGAACGGCATGGATGTCAGCTTCACTGATAGGAAGGAGAAGA TGGTTCTCGGCAAACGCATGAAGGTATGGGAGCGTCGTTTGATGAAGGACTTCCACGTGGCTCCGGTGTCCTTGGATGATGAGAAGCCGGCCGATGAGGATGGACTGTCCAGGTTCAGGAGGATCGCCAAGTTGGCAGTCGCAAGCACTACCAACGCCAAATGGGATCAAACGCTTGCCAGTACTGGGATCTC ATCTCAGATCGGCCGCTGTCGCAGTAGAGAGTCGTTCAAGAACCAGCAGAACTTGCAGCGCGCTATGGAGGAAGCTAGGAAGCTGGTGCTTCGCTCACCACTGCCAG GCTCAAGAGTGGGGACTCCGATTGAGATGCCCATCAGTCCTGGACATACTCTCCTGGAGCTGATCAAGGATATCTCCACGGAAGTTGGGGAAGCTGAACCTGAAGGGGCTACATCACCTCCGAAGTCACCTTGGAAACCACCAG GAGACAACGGCGGAGCAGGTATGGCTGCAAGTGCTCTCCTGTCAGCGACGGACGCTCGCAGTAGACCCGTGTCGCCCAAACCTGCGACCCCTGCTTCTACCACACCAGTGCCTGGTACATCGCCGGCACGATCGCCTGTACCTGCTAAG ACTCCGACAAAAGGTCCATCACCAGTGCCTACTCCAAGAGTTGCCAGTCCGGTGCCAAAGGCCGCCAGCCCTGTGCCAAAAGCTCCCAGTCCTGTGCCAAAGGCTGCCAGTCCGGTGCCAAAAGCCGGTAGTCCTACGGGCGAAAGCACCACTACACCACAACCAG ATCCAAGTCCTCTGAAGGCGAAGCGTGTGCCGGGAGAGTCACCGCCGAAGGTCATCAAGCGAAAGTCACCGGGACCACCATCATCCGGAGATGAATCC GGTTCAGCCAAGCCCGAAGAAGGCGAAGCCAAGTCACCAGAAGACATAGCAGTAGCCAGACCAGTGGCTCCTGAGATCAAACCGGCTGACGGAGCCATACCtccaccaccaccaccgccgGCGAAGGCTAAG GCCCCACCAGCTCCAATTATGGAGGTAACACCAAGTACTCCAGTGCACCCACCGGCCCCAGCTCCGGAGGCACCAGCCAAGCCACCATCACCACCTAAAGTGGCACCGCCACCGCCCAGGGTGGCGTCTCCACAACCTTCCACTTCTGCTGTAGTGCCT CCGGCCCCAGCGCCACCATCCCCGCCAAAGCGCCTCACTTCCACCTCCTCCACGGAACAGCTGATACCACCAGCGTCTCCCGAACCACTCCGTCCAGCCAAGAAGTTGGACGACATCAAGACCATTAAGAGACAACAGAAGACCGGATGGCTATAG
- the LOC118271283 gene encoding tektin-1: MSEAQFGVRHVIGAPIATTRLSEQAIVCIPPRTAKFTLDEWKLSNDQRCRNTEDQQQLADRVLGESDRIRDETGERAEILKSTSDRRIEERIGDIEFNRNELQIQRKEICLELEALSMYKTRLLDCLASLQTNALTICRKCLMLRDGRLGIDLVVDEVESALQQEITTIQGGQSLLKRVLEQLNEQMRRLRSTRYLLDRDLQYKQAAIDLDKTNLSLKPTDLCLSVYEGYANLDPANISADEYNAYSAKNIQMAAREVTSARPIRMFVDTILKQVIDDLWNAFNKCNHAFLDRIEDTKRAKGKLEDMHRETTQKIADMQYNILQLQKALADKEGHTALAHTRLGKRAQRVGAELVRDPAGQALFYECEMLRHSTEQLQQMLHEATSSLRYLLQTQIQLEEDINVKMNTLKIDEVDCMTLRQTMDYHAY; encoded by the coding sequence ATGAGTGAAGCTCAGTTTGGAGTGCGCCATGTCATCGGAGCTCCTATAGCCACCACTAGGCTGTCGGAGCAGGCCATTGTATGTATTCCGCCACGTACGGCCAAATTCACTCTCGACGAGTGGAAGTTAAGCAACGATCAGAGATGTAGGAACACGGAAGATCAACAGCAGTTAGCTGATAGAGTACTCGGCGAGTCTGATCGAATTCGAGACGAGACCGGAGAGCGAGCTGAAATCTTAAAATCTACATCTGACAGGCGAATTGAGGAACGTATTGGTGACATTGAATTTAACAGGAACGAGTTACAAATCCAACGCAAAGAAATATGTTTGGAGTTAGAAGCTCTGTCGATGTACAAAACACGTCTCTTAGACTGCCTCGCCTCACTCCAAACTAACGCTTTGACCATTTGCCGCAAATGTCTTATGTTGAGAGACGGACGTCTCGGCATTGACCTGGTCGTCGATGAAGTGGAATCTGCTCTGCAACAAGAGATCACCACCATTCAAGGAGGACAAAGCCTGCTGAAGCGAGTGTTGGAGCAGCTGAACGAACAGATGCGGCGCCTGCGTTCCACACGCTATCTTCTTGACCGTGACTTACAGTACAAACAAGCAGCTATTGATTTGGATAAAACCAATCTTTCTCTTAAACCTACCGATTTATGTCTCTCCGTGTACGAAGGATACGCTAACTTGGACCCAGCGAACATATCTGCTGATGAGTACAACGCGTATTCTgcgaaaaatatacaaatggcAGCAAGAGAGGTAACAAGCGCACGACCGATACGAATGTTTGTCGATACAATTCTAAAACAAGTGATTGATGACCTCTGGAACGCTTTCAACAAATGCAATCATGCGTTTCTGGACCGCATAGAAGACACAAAGCGAGCCAAAGGTAAGCTTGAGGATATGCATAGAGAGACGACTCAAAAGATTGCAGATATGCAATACAATATCTTGCAACTGCAGAAGGCTTTGGCTGACAAGGAAGGTCACACGGCTCTGGCGCACACGAGGCTTGGGAAGCGGGCACAAAGAGTGGGAGCTGAGTTGGTGAGGGATCCTGCGGGGCAGGCCTTGTTTTATGAATGTGAGATGTTGCGTCACAGCACGGAGCAACTGCAACAGATGCTGCACGAGGCCACATCTTCGTTGCGCTACTTATTGCAGACTCAGATACAGCTGGAAGAGGATATCAACGTGAAGATGAACACCTTGAAGATTGATGAGGTGGACTGCATGACCCTGAGGCAGACGATGGACTATCACGCGTACTGA